The following proteins are co-located in the Streptomyces bottropensis ATCC 25435 genome:
- a CDS encoding alpha/beta hydrolase, with product MGLTSDNVLVLAVLSAVLLFAGTVWLWPRLARHGWRAVGGRIAVLLATQAALFASVGLVANQAFGFYASWADLLGRESGQGVVVDHDGADTGGPLRVVDTQPLNGTGGERPQVGGQIQKVEIVGRTTRIATPAYVYLPPEYFQARYRSRTFPAAVVLTGYPGTAEALVQGLHYPRTARGLAREGTAQPMILIMLRPTVAPPRDTECVDVPGGPRTESFFARDLPDAVGHHYRVGKRPGSWGIVGDSTGGYCALKLAMHHPRMYAAGAGLSPYYKAPSDPTTGDLFHGDKTLRNEADLFWYLAHRPAPDTSLLVTSSKQGETNYKDTLKFIESVEEKKPTRISSIILDSGGHNFNTWRREIPATLQWLSGRLSDR from the coding sequence ATGGGTCTCACGAGCGACAACGTCCTGGTCCTGGCGGTTCTGTCCGCCGTGCTGCTGTTCGCCGGCACGGTGTGGCTGTGGCCGAGACTGGCCCGCCACGGCTGGCGGGCGGTCGGCGGCCGGATCGCCGTCCTGCTGGCCACACAGGCCGCGCTCTTCGCCTCGGTCGGCCTCGTCGCGAACCAGGCCTTCGGGTTCTACGCCAGCTGGGCCGACCTCCTGGGCCGGGAGAGCGGACAGGGTGTGGTCGTCGACCACGACGGCGCCGACACCGGCGGACCGCTGCGGGTCGTCGACACCCAGCCGCTGAACGGGACCGGGGGCGAGCGCCCCCAGGTCGGCGGCCAGATCCAGAAGGTCGAGATCGTCGGCCGTACGACCCGGATCGCGACCCCGGCGTACGTGTACCTGCCGCCGGAGTACTTCCAGGCGCGGTACCGCTCCCGGACCTTCCCCGCCGCCGTCGTCCTCACCGGCTACCCCGGCACCGCCGAGGCGCTCGTCCAGGGACTCCACTATCCGCGGACGGCCCGTGGGCTGGCCCGCGAGGGCACGGCGCAGCCGATGATCCTCATCATGCTGCGGCCGACCGTGGCGCCGCCGCGCGACACCGAGTGCGTGGACGTGCCGGGGGGACCGCGGACCGAGTCGTTCTTCGCGCGGGACCTGCCGGACGCCGTGGGCCACCACTACAGGGTGGGGAAGAGGCCGGGGAGTTGGGGGATCGTCGGCGACTCGACCGGCGGTTACTGTGCGCTGAAACTGGCCATGCACCACCCTCGGATGTACGCCGCCGGGGCGGGTCTCTCGCCGTACTACAAGGCGCCGAGCGACCCGACGACCGGTGATCTCTTCCACGGCGACAAGACGTTGCGGAACGAGGCGGATCTCTTCTGGTATCTCGCGCACCGACCGGCGCCGGACACCTCTCTGCTGGTCACCAGCAGCAAACAGGGAGAGACCAACTACAAGGACACGCTGAAGTTCATCGAGTCGGTGGAGGAGAAGAAGCCGACGCGGATCTCGTCGATCATCCTCGACAGCGGCGGGCACAACTTCAACACGTGGCGGCGGGAGATCCCGGCGACCCTGCAGTGGCTCAGCGGACGGCTGAGCGACCGGTGA